The nucleotide sequence GGATAAAAATTATTATGAAGCTTTAAGAAATCTATCCCTCATATCCATAATAAGCAAGGCTTTAAGTGGCCAAAAAGCCTTTTCCGAAGAATTCCAACACATTGGGAAGTTCTACAAAGTTAAGTTCAAAAGCATAGGTAACTTATCGCTGTTTGACATATCGGACATAACCTCTTTAAGGAAATACGAGCTGTCAAAGAAAGAATTTGTGGATAACGCTTCTCACGAACTAAGGACGCCCATATCTGTAATAAGGGGTATATTGGAAACCCTCTTTGAAGAAGAAACCAACGAAAGAAAAAAAAGGCTTTTGGAGAAAGCTTTGAACAGAATAGATCAAATGCAGAACTTGGTGGAAGACCTTTTAATTCTTGCCAAGCTTGAGTCTGGTAAGGAAAAGTTAAACCTTTCTGAGTTTAAACTTAAGGACTTAGTAGATGAAGTATATGAGGATTTAAAGGAGGAGTTTATAAAAAGGGAAGTTGCTTTTGAAAATCTTGTAGACCCCTCTTTTCTTATTGTAGCAGACAGACAGATGTTTTATCTTCTTCTTAAGAACCTAATAGACAACGGCGTAAAGTATAACAAAAAAAGTGGGAAAGTTTGGGTATCTTCAAAAAAGGATGAAAAAAGATATTTAGTAGAGGTGGGGG is from Thermocrinis jamiesonii and encodes:
- a CDS encoding sensor histidine kinase → MNLEDIINLLEEGILIIKDTKVVFANNFLVENQIIREDWQDKNYYEALRNLSLISIISKALSGQKAFSEEFQHIGKFYKVKFKSIGNLSLFDISDITSLRKYELSKKEFVDNASHELRTPISVIRGILETLFEEETNERKKRLLEKALNRIDQMQNLVEDLLILAKLESGKEKLNLSEFKLKDLVDEVYEDLKEEFIKREVAFENLVDPSFLIVADRQMFYLLLKNLIDNGVKYNKKSGKVWVSSKKDEKRYLVEVGDTGIGIPKEHLPFIFERFYRVDKGRSRELGGTGLGLSIVKHIVLAHGGDIKVYSELEKGSRFVISIPSFLTKN